A single Brassica rapa cultivar Chiifu-401-42 chromosome A04, CAAS_Brap_v3.01, whole genome shotgun sequence DNA region contains:
- the LOC103865238 gene encoding tyrosine-protein phosphatase DSP2 — MKLIEKTMNKSIKEEEKDDGSKIFQTIEVAKVDHRSNVSPPPSAGTTPLLEVSTGDEFSLLPPLNFAMVDNGIFRSGFPDSTNFSFLKTLGLRSIISLCPEAYPENNMQFLKSNGIKLFQFGIKGSKCLPGLENEVWLHLRKHQKEGSYTNGNSKTTEPFVNISDYKIREALKVLLDEKNHPLLIHCNRGKHRTGCLVGCMRKLQKWCLTSIFDEYKRFAAAKARISDQMFMELFDVSSFKNTPMSFSCSSS, encoded by the exons ATGAAACTGATTGAGAAGACGATGAACAAGTCTATCAAGGAGGAGGAGAAAGATGATGGAAGCAAGATCTTCCAGACGATCGAAGTAGCTAAGGTTGACCACCGGAGCAACGTATCTCCGCCGCCGTCGGCTGGTACCACACCATTGCTAGAAGTTTCCACTGGCGACGAATTTAGCCTGCTTCCTCCGTTGAACTTTGCCATGGTCGATAACGGTATCTTCCGGTCTGGATTCCCGGACTCGACCaacttctccttcctcaagACTCTTGGCCTTCGCTCAATCAT ATCGTTGTGTCCAGAGGCGTATCCTGAGAACAACATGCAATTCCTCAAATCCAATGGGATTAAGCTTTTCCAGTTTGGCATTAAAGGCTCTAAG TGTCTCCCAGGATTAGAGAACGAGGTTTGGTTGCATCTTCGGAAGCATCAGAAAGAGGGTTCCTATACGAATGGAAATTCCAAAACTACG GAGCCATTTGTAAATATCTCAGATTATAAAATCCGTGAAGCACTTAAAGTCCTTCTTG ATGAGAAGAACCATCCACTTTTGATTCATTGCAATCGAGGAAAG CATAGGACAGGGTGTCTTGTTGGGTGCATGAGGAAACTCCAGAAATGGTGCTTGACATCGATCTTCGATGAGTACAAGCGATTTGCAGCGGCTAAAGCTAGAATATCAGATCAAATGTTCATGGAGTTATTCGATGTTTCGAGTTTCAAGAACACTCCAATGTCTTTCTCTTGCTCCAGTAGCTAG
- the LOC103865234 gene encoding zinc finger CCCH domain-containing protein 26, translating into MSETPQVQNSTGSIPSSDKTEDTLTKVKVNEENMDEPSLFPDRPGERDCHYFMRTGKCGYGSSCRYNHPVSHVPEAVFYHREELPERVGQPDCEYFLKTGACKYGAACKYNHPKDRNGAGPVLFNALGYPMRQGEKSCPYYMQKGMCRFGVACKFHHPQTHNAQPTSFPFGGSLPVMSLAPATYEAMSRPQALHPQAYSFMVAPPQGWSTFMGGYDMKTELDSSSEKAECSFFMKTGTCKYGDNCKYSHPKERMLLSPPPNLFNPVVLPARPGLPACGNFKAYGFCKYGANCKFDHPVPVNTYNNTGSTMPSPPSAYAPPVSTPVRITSPPGRSNGGDKPAAEDNSSETVKEEDGPDKAEVHDSSQLSHGSTALSNDAENPGPETKKEDDDPLPADNSGKQESSDNSA; encoded by the exons ATGTCTGAAACTCCGCAGGTTCAGAACTCTACTGGGTCAATCCCATCTTCCGACAAAACTGAAG ATACCTTGACGAAGGTGAAGGTTAACGAAGAGAATATGGATGAACCAAGTCTGTTTCCTGATCGTCCTGGTGAGAGAGATTGCCACTACTTTATGAGGACTGGCAAGTGTGGCTATGGAAGCAGCTGCCGTTACAATCATCCTGTTTCTCATGTTCCAGAG GCTGTGTTTTACCACAGAGAGGAACTGCCTGAGAGGGTTGGTCAGCCAGACTGTGAG TATTTTCTCAAGACAGGAGCCTGTAAGTATGGCGCAGCATGTAAATATAACCACCCAAAGGACAGGAACGGTGCTGGACCGGTGCTGTTTAATGCCCTCGGTTATCCTATGCGACAG GGTGAGAAGTCATGCCCGTATTACATGCAGAAAGGGATGTGTAGGTTCGGAGTTGCCTGCAAATTCCATCATCCTCAGACTCATAATGCCCAACCTACTAGCTTTCCTTTTGGTGGTAGCTTGCCGGTGATGTCTTTGGCTCCTGCAACGTATGAAGCTATGTCACGTCCTCAAGCTCTTCACCCTCAGGCCTATTCCTTTATGGTTGCACCTCCTCAAGGCTGGTCTACTTTCATG GGTGGTTATGATATGAAAACTGAGCTTGACTCCAGTTCTGAAAAGGCTGAATGTAGTTTTTTTATGAAAACTGGGACATGTAAATATGGAGATAATTGCAAATACAGTCATCCAAAAGAAAGGATGTTACTATCACCACCACCAAATCTCTTTAACCCTGTGGTCCTCCCTGCTAGACCA GGACTACCCGCATGTGGTAACTTCAAGGCCTATGGGTTTTGCAAGTATGGAGCAAACTGCAAGTTTGATCACCCTGTGCCAGTAAACACTTACAACAACACAGGCTCCACCATGCCTTCTCCCCCTTCTGCTTATGCTCCACCGGTTTCAACTCCTGTGAGGATCACATCACCGCCAGGCCGCTCCAATGGTGGTGACAAACCTGCTGCAGAGGATAACAGCTCAGAGACTGTGAAAGAAGAGGATGGACCAGACAAGGCAGAAGTGCATGACTCGTCACAGCTAAGCCATGGTTCAACTGCCTTATCCAATGATGCAGAGAATCCAGGTCCAGAGACTAAGAAAGAGGACGATGATCCTTTACCAGCTGACAACTCGGGAAAGCAGGAATCATCTGACAATTCTGCATGA
- the LOC103865236 gene encoding LOW QUALITY PROTEIN: E3 ubiquitin-protein ligase COP1 (The sequence of the model RefSeq protein was modified relative to this genomic sequence to represent the inferred CDS: substituted 1 base at 1 genomic stop codon), which yields MEAISKDPFVPAVKPDQRTTSIGEAAHRHENDDVGSGGGEIGARKLDKDLMCPICMEIIRRMHLGMLDSGNLDVTFLFRVLWSVDFXRTEPSMLVSGSESSDDCKVKVWCTRQEESVLNIDMKANICCVKYNPGSGNFIAVGSADHHIYHYDLRNISQPLHVFSGHKKAVSYVKFLSNNELASASTDSTLRLWDVKDNLPVRTFRGHTNEKNFVGLTVNSEYLACGSETNEVYVYHKEITRPVTSHRFGTPEMDNAEEEVGSYFISAVCWKSDSPTMLTANSQGTIKVLVLAA from the exons atggaAGCAATTTCGAAGGATCCGTTTGTTCCAGCTGTGAAACCCGACCAGAGAACAACCTCCATCGGGGAAGCTGCTCACCGTCATGAAAACGACGACGTAGGAAGCGGTGGAGGTGAGATTGGAGCCAGGAAGCTAGATAAGGACTTGATGTGTCCGATTTGTATGGAGATAATAAGG AGAATGCATCTCGGAATGCTTGACAGTGGAAACTTAGATGTCACGTTTCTTTTCAG AGTCTTATGGAGTGTTGACTTCTAACGAACAGAACCATCTATGCTTGTATCTGGTAGTGAGTCTAGTGACGATTGTAAG GTTAAAGTTTGGTGCACAAGACAAGAAGAAAGTGTGCTTAATATAGATATGAAAGCAAACATATGTTGCGTCAAGTACAATCCTGGCTCAGGCAACTTCATTGCGGTGGGATCAGCTGATCATCATATCTACCACTACGATTTGAGAAACATAAGCCAACCACTTCATGTCTTCAGTGGACACAAGAAAGCGGTTTCCTATGTGAAGTTTTTGTCCAACAACGAGCTCGCTTCAGCATCTACAGATAGCACACTACGCTTATGGGACGTCAAGGACAACTTGCCA gtTCGGACATTTAGAGGACACACTAACGAGAAGAACTTTGTGGGTCTAACAGTGAATAGCGAGTATCTCGCATGCGGAAGCGAGACAAACGAAGTATATGTGTATCACAAG GAGATCACGAGACCTGTGACATCGCACAGATTTGGAACACCAGAGATGGACAATGCAGAGGAGGAAGTTGGTTCGTATTTTATAAGTGCGGTTTGCTGGAAGAGCGATAGTCCCACGATGCTGACTGCGAATAGCCAAGGAACCATCAAAGTTCTGGTACTCGCTGCTTGA
- the LOC103865415 gene encoding uncharacterized protein LOC103865415 yields MHPHASRHDRTPRGPVPQSPNHNIAPKNAMLEIAASQPYITVHPPRFNSFVPDAQMLFHVLGICDQLMLTTTQFIRSSPSWLPIVSQLYISLLWNFTILRNFVSSRLGSFSQYYQILNELEFLKHCIVPGPLVSFFQSLSSFNGRFFDITPIIPDFTSLWNASAFHINADYARQIPITAIILDQLHHFATSDDTDSFQFQWYGNVFSQSSQGYNKLNRIGPQLCGSLFSTPQQTASARAFWSSVFAGATRVNAADETALHMHNYSKYFNGSVPLSSILPTGLGAVAVRGVPSVNEATRSFLYPTNAEIEPFTSSRFNPRRLIPLAMSVTFQHCEYEGLDEEAERYAIVAHTNLRWPLENGDQNEWTLVNSCVTHRGDVWSFMCHRFSNPVVSLHFQLGQVIVSRYHLHELYLDD; encoded by the exons ATGCATCCACATGCCTCCCGCCACGACCGGACACCCCGAGGCCCAGTGCCTCAAAGCCCTAATCACAACATAGCTCCTAAAAACGCCATGCTCGAGATTGCTGCCTCTCAACCTTACATCACCGTCCACCCTCCCCGCTTCAACTCTTTCGTCCCCGACGCTCAAATGCTATTCCACGTCCTCGGAATCTGCGACCAGCTAATGCTCACCACCACCCAGTTTATCCGTTCTTCTCCTTCCTGGCTCCCGATCGTCTCACAGCTCTACATCTCTCTCCTCTGGAACTTCACCATCCTCCGCAACTTCGTCAGTTCCAGACTAGGATCTTTCTCTCAATACTATCAAATCTTGAACGAACTCGAGTTCCTAAAACACTGTATAGTTCCTGGTCCCTTGGTCTCTTTCTTCCAGTCCTTATCCTCCTTTAACGGCCGCTTCTTCGACATCACCCCGATCATCCCTGACTTCACATCCTTATGGAACGCTTCAGCGTTTCATATAAACGCTGATTACGCTAGACAGATCCCTATAACTGCCATAATCCTCGACCAGCTTCACCACTTCGCCACCAGCGACGACACTGACAGCTTTCAGTTTCAATGGTACGGTAACGTCTTCTCTCAAAGCAGTCAAGGCTACAACAAGCTGAACCGCATCGGTCCACAACTCTGCGGTTCACTATTCTCCACACCTCAGCAAACCGCCTCCGCTCGCGCCTTCTGGAGCTCCGTCTTCGCCGGTGCGACACGTGTCAACGCCGCCGATGAAACTGCTC TACACATGCATAACTATTCAAAGTACTTCAACGGTTCTGTCCCCTTGAGCTCGATTCTCCCGACCGGACTCGGTGCTGTCGCCGTGAGAGGCGTTCCTTCCGTCAACGAAGCTACTCGAAGCTTCCTTTACCCAACCAACGCCGAGATCGAACCGTTCACTTCGTCGAGATTCAATCCTCGCCGTCTAATCCCATTAGCAATGTCTGTGACTTTTCAGCATTGTGAATATGAAGGGCTTGATGAAGAAGCCGAACGTTATGCTATTGTGGCTCACACTAACCTTCGGTGGCCTCTTGAGAACGGTGATCAGAACGAGTGGACTCTGGTTAACTCGTGTGTAACTCATAGAGGAGATGTTTGGTCGTTCATGTGCCATCGTTTCTCAAACCCAGTAGTCAGTCTTCATTTTCAATTAGGTCAAGTCATTGTTTCACGCTATCATTTACACGAGCTTTATTTAGATGAttaa